The following are encoded together in the Cheilinus undulatus linkage group 3, ASM1832078v1, whole genome shotgun sequence genome:
- the slc2a1b gene encoding solute carrier family 2, facilitated glucose transporter member 1: MDSGKQITFPLMMSVGTAVIGSLQFGYNTGVINAPQTVIEKFINDTWLSRYQEQITETSLTGIWSIAVAIFSVGGIFGSFSVGLFVNRFGRRNSMLMANVLAFISATLMGFSKMAASWEMLIVGRFVVGLYSGLSTGFVPMYVGEVSPTSLRGALGTLHQLGIVVGILIAQVFGLEFIMGNDDLWPLLLSFIFIPALMQCILLPMCPESPRFLLINKNEENRAKNVLKKLRGTTDVSADMQEMKEESRQMMREKKVTILELFRSPLYRQPLAIAVILQLSQQLSGINAVFYYSTRIFTKAGVQQPVYATIGAGVVNTAFTVVSLFVVERAGRRSLHLLGLLGMAGSAILMTIALALLEKLKWMSYLSIVAIFAFVAFFEIGPGPIPWFIVAELFSQGPRPSAIAVAGFSNWTANFIVGMGFQYIEELCGPYVFVIFTILLLFFFIFTYFKVPETKGRTFDEIAAGFRQTAAGGEKHSPEELNSLGADSQL, from the exons GTTATTGAGAAATTCATCAATGACACATGGCTCAGCCGCTACCAGGAGCAGATCACCGAGACCTCCCTCACAGGCATCTGGTCTATTGCTGTCGCCATCTTTTCCGTTGGTGGAATCTTTGGCTCCTTCTCCGTCGGACTCTTTGTCAACCGCTTTGGaag GAGAAACTCCATGCTCATGGCTAACGTCCTGGCATTCATCTCAGCTACTCTGATGGGCTTTTCAAAAATGGCGGCCTCCTGGGAAATGCTGATCGTTGGTCGGTTCGTGGTCGGCCTCTACTCCGGCCTCTCCACAGGCTTTGTGCCCATGTATGTGGGTGAGGTTTCCCCGACATCCCTACGAGGAGCTCTGGGTACTCTGCACCAGCTTGGCATTGTTGTGGGAATCCTTATTGCACAG GTGTTTGGATTGGAGTTTATCATGGGGAATGACGACTTGTGGCCGCTCCTGCTCAGCTTCATCTTCATCCCTGCATTGATGCAGTGTATCCTGCTGCCCATGTGCCCCGAGAGCCCCCGCTTCCTGCTTATTAATAAGAATGAGGAGAACAGGGCCAAGAATG TTCTGAAGAAGCTCCGAGGCACCACAGATGTGAGCGCAGACATGCAGGAGATGAAGGAGGAGAGCCGGCAGATGATGAGGGAGAAGAAGGTGACCATCCTGGAGCTTTTCCGCTCACCTCTCTACCGTCAGCCGCTTGCCATCGCTGTCATCCTGCAGCTCTCCCAGCAGCTGTCTGGTATCAATGCT GTATTCTATTACTCCACACGTATCTTCACTAAAGCCGGAGTGCAACAGCCTGTCTATGCGACTATTGGAGCCGGAGTAGTTAATACAGCTTTCACTGTGGTGTCG ctgtttgTCGTAGAGCGTGCTGGACGCAGGTCTCTGCACCTTCTGGGGCTGTTGGGAATGGCTGGATCTGCCATTTTAATGACAATCGCTTTGGCTCTGCTG GAAAAACTCAAATGGATGTCATATTTGAGCATCGTTGCTATTTTCGCCTTTGTGGCCTTCTTTGAGATTGGACCTGGTCCCATCCCCTGGTTCATTGTGGCTGAACTGTTCTCCCAGGGACCTCGGCCTTCAGCCATCGCTGTTGCTGGTTTCTCAAACTGGACTGCTAACTTCATTGTGGGAATGGGCTTCCAGTACATAGAG GAGCTGTGCGGCCCCTACGTCTTTGTCATCTTCACcattctgctgcttttcttcttcatcttcacCTACTTCAAAGTCCCAGAGACGAAGGGCCGGACATTTGATGAGATCGCCGCCGGCTTCCGTCAGACGGCTGCTGGAGGAGAGAAACACTCGCCGGAGGAGCTGAACAGCCTGGGAGCTGACTCTCAGCTCTGA